The sequence CGCAGCTCCTCGGCGAGGAGGCGGTAGAAATCCGCGCCCGCCTGCGACCCCAGGCACCCCGCGAGGACGCTGACGTTCCCCATGGCGTCCTTGCCGTCCAGGGTACAGTCGTCGCGCTTGCGCATCTCCTCCACCTCGCGCAGGTGGCGAAGGGCGCGGTTGGAGAGCTCCACCGCGGTGGAGAGCCCCTCCATCATCTCCCTCTCCCTGCGACCGCTGAGGCCGGCCATGGCGCGCGCCGCCTCCGCCATGCGGCCGGCGAGCTCCTCCACGCCGCGTTCCCTGCCCGGCAGGGGTGCCTCCAGGACGAAGAGGGGAGCGCGGTAAAGGTCGCCCAGGAAGGCGAAGGAGAGGGGCGCGGAATCGCAGGGATAGTTGACGGCCAGCAGGAGGTCGGGTTCGGGGAGGAAGCCCTCCAGGGCGCAGCCCAGGAGGCAGCGGTGGTAGGAGCAGGCGTCGGACGGGAACTCCTCCTCCGCCGCGCGGTCTATGAAACGCGGGGCCAGGCCGGCCGAGGCCGCCACGGCCGCCGCCATCTCCGGGTAAAAGGGTATGCATCCAGACCCGAGGACCAGCTCGCTCGGGGTGAGCAGGTTGCACCAGACCACGGGGGCGCGATGCAGGTAGGCGTCGCGGGTGGCGCGCAGGAAGTATGCCAGCGAGACGCGGTCCGCCTTCCACTGCGGCCGGTTGAGAGGGGAGAGGGCCAGCCCCTCCACCGTTTTCCAGAAGAGGCGGGAGCGGAAGGTGGCCGGCGAGAGCCGGTCCAGGTAACGCTCCTTTATCTGCTCGAGCAGCTCCATGGCGACCTTTCAGGAGATCATTTCCAGGAAAGCCTCCACGCGGGTCAGCACCTGTCCCGCGTGCCCGTCGGCATAGTCGCTCTCCAGCCGCAGGACGGGTATCCCCTCGCGCTGCAGCATCTCCCGCGTGCGCGGGTATTCGTACAGGTATGAATCGCAGAACTTCAGGGAGGCATAGATGATGCCCCGCGCACCCGCGCGGAGCGCGTTCTCCACCAGGGTGCGGTGGCGCCTCTCCCCGTCGAGCATGCGCGCGCAGTGAGGGCGCGCCAGGTAGGCGGCGGCCAGCGCTCCGAGGACCTCCCCCAGGCTTTCCCCTTCCGCCAGGGTGGGCGCCGCGAAGGCGCGGTCGCCGTTGCAGAGGTCGGCCCAGACCACCCGCGCCCCCGCCTCCTCCAGGAGGGAGACCATCCCCGCCGGGTTGAGGATGTTGCCCGTGAGAAGCACCGGCACCCCGCGACCGGCCCCGGGAGCGGTGGCGGCGGGCCCCCGCGTCGCCGCGGGGCTCGCGGCGTCTTGCGGCGCGGACTGGAAATGCCTGGCAAGGAGCAGCCTCTCCCCTCCGCCCGCCCCTTCCGCCGCGCGGATGTACTCCCGGCGCAGTTCCTCCCTCGCGCGGCAGGCGGCCTTTATCTCCGCGTGGCTTATCTCCCTCCCCCGCCACGAGCGCAGGGCTTCCAGCAGGTGGCGGTATTCCCCGGCCAGCATGCGCTCGCCGCTCTTTCCCACGTTGCGGGGCAGGTCGAGGAGGAAGACGAAGCCGTCCGGGAAGAGGTCCTTCCAGGCGTCGTGGAGGCGGCGCATGCCGTCGCAGGAGTTGACGAAGACGGCATGATGCGGGCCCTCCTCCTGCATGGCCTGCGCCAGGCAGGACCGCACGTAGGGGCATATGGCAGGGTGCAGGAAGGCGTCGGAGTCGTCGATACGGTCGGGGTCTCCGAAGGAACGCACGGGCTTGAGGCCCGCTGCCGTCAAGAGCTCGAGGGGCGTATAGGCGCAGAACCAGGTTATGAGATCCTCGTCCATAGCGACCCCTTCACCCTCCCCGTATCGTTTCACGCTATCACTTCCTCCGCTTACGCACTCCCGCGTAACAGGATAACGTCATCCGCGTGGTCCCCGTCAGGCCGCCGCCCTCGACCGCGATCATCGTCTGTGGAGGTGCGCATGACCCCCGTCAATACGCCGTCTCCCGCGACGGTATAAAAATCGACTTGCGGGTATATTATATATGGCGCGCGGCCTGCATTGGTCGTGGTATCGCACGTAAGGACTGACCCGGTTGCGCAAGCGGTAAGGCCGGGCAACCTTCGCAGCCCTTGCCGCTGGTAGCTTGCCTGATGGGGGCATGTAATAAGGGAGAAAGCGGCGCGGGATGCTCGCCAAGCCGAACGGCCACGGTAAAGGATTCGTGAAAAAGGAGGAGAGCATGGACAAGTACGAGTGCACCGTCTGCGGGTATATCTACGATCCGGACAAGGGAGATCCCGAGGGCGGCATCGAGCCCGGGACACCCTTCGAGGACCTTCCGGACGACTGGGTCTGCCCCCAGTGCGGCGCCGACAAGGACCTCTTCGAGAAAGTGTGAGCCTTCCTGCGTGCGGTGGGGGAAGGGGCGGGCAGGGAAAAGGAAGGACATGCCGTACCGCAACGGTGGGCGGGGAAAGGTGGATAAGGGACAGCAGGAAGGGGAAGAGGGGGAAGTCGGAAACAGGAAAAGGGGTGGACGGCGGAAAAGTAGCCGTGAAGAAAGGTGATCGAGGGGGAACCCCGCCACGCCACCGTGCGAAGGCCGGCCCGCGGAGGTTTCCCACCGTTTGGAAGCGAGGTAAGGCGCGGTGGGCCGGCGCGTGAAAGGTTGGGTTGGCAGATAATGGCACCTAAGGGCAAGAGTACGGAGACGGGAGGATAACATGCTTCCGGTAAAGATCGCGGAGGGGGTGCACTGGGTGGGCGCCCTCGACCCGCAGCTGCGCATCTTCGACATCATCATGAAGGCGGACCACGGCACCACCTACAATTCGTATCTCCTCACCGGGGGGGACAAGGTGGCGGTGGTGGACGCGGTCAAGGCGCCCCACTACGATGAGTTCATCGCCAACATACGTTCCCTGGTGGACCCGCGGGACATCGCCTACGTGGTGGTCAACCACACGGAGCCCGACCATTCCGGGTCCCTGGCGCGCCTGCTGGCGGAGGCGCCGGACGCTCGCGTGGTCTGCGACCGCCAGTGCCGCAATTTCGTCAAGAATATCCTGAACCGGGACGTGGACCCCCTGCTGGTGCAGGACGGGGACACCCTGGACCTGGGCAAGGGAGTGGAGCTCTCCTTCATCCACGCGCCCTTCCTGCACTGGCCGGATACCATGTTCACCTACCTGAAAAAGGAAGGGGTGCTCTTTACCTGTGATTTCCTGGGCGCGCACTACTGCGACGACCGCCTCTTCGACGACCTGGTGGACGACTATCTCCATGCCTTCGAGTACTACTACCTGGTCATCTTCCGACCCTTCAAGAAATACGTGCTGGAAGCGCTGGACAAGATCGGGGGCCTCGACATCAAGGTCATCGCGCCCAGCCACGGCCCCGTGCTGCGCTCGGACCCGCTGCGGTACGTGGAGAAATACAGGGAGTGGAGCTCGCAGCCGGTTCCCGAAGAGGACAAGAAGCTGCTGGTGTTCTACGCCAGCGCCTACGGCAACACCGCCATGCTGGCGGAGAAGATAGCCGAGGGGGCCCGGGCGGAAGGGGCGAAGGTGGCGGTGATGGACGTCGCCGCCACGGAGCTGGGCCTGATGATCGACCGCATCGAGGCCGCGGACGGCATCGCCGTGGGGTCCGCGACCATAAACGCGGATGCCGTGGAGCCGGTGTGGTACCTCCTCTCCCACCTGGCCACGCTCAACCTCAAGGGGAAGGTGGGAGCGTCCTTCGGGTCCTACGGCTGGAGTGGCGAGGCGCCCAAGCTCATAGCCGAGCGCCTCAAGGGCCTCAAGTTCAGGGTGGAGGAAGAGCCCCTGCGGGTCAACCTGGTGCCCACGGAGGACGACCTGGAGCAGGCAGTCGCGTTCGGCCGGCGCCTGGCCCGTTCACTCTGACCCGTGCCCGGAGCGCGCCGCCCGCGGAGCGCTCCTCACGAGCCGTGCACGGAACAGGTGACCCGGTCGCCGGAAAGGGTGTAGGTTCCCCCGGAGGGGCAGGCGGGCACGCTCTCCAGGTAGCCGGGGACCAGCTGCTGGATGGACGTCGGCGCCTTGCCCTCCATGGCCTTGTACTGCTGGGCGGCGGCGGCTATGGCCCTGCGGTTGGCCGCGCAGGCCGCGGTTTCAGCCTGTCCCGCAGGCCCTCCACCGCTCCCGCCGTTGGCCTGGCCCCCTTGCGACGGCTGCGCGGATTCCCCGCCGCAGCCGGCGATAACCACGGTCAGGAGCAGCGCCAGCAGAACCGGGATGAAGACCTTCCTCATGCTCTTCTCCTCGGCAGTCACATTCCGCCTGCAAGCAATCTATCGGCGTGGAGGCGGGCCGGCTTGACTTGCGGGTCGGCAGGTGCGGCGAGGGGCGGCCCCGCGTGTCGGGGGCTTATCCTTCCAGGCCGCTTTCCCTGTCG comes from Actinomycetota bacterium and encodes:
- a CDS encoding 2-hydroxyacyl-CoA dehydratase is translated as MDEDLITWFCAYTPLELLTAAGLKPVRSFGDPDRIDDSDAFLHPAICPYVRSCLAQAMQEEGPHHAVFVNSCDGMRRLHDAWKDLFPDGFVFLLDLPRNVGKSGERMLAGEYRHLLEALRSWRGREISHAEIKAACRAREELRREYIRAAEGAGGGERLLLARHFQSAPQDAASPAATRGPAATAPGAGRGVPVLLTGNILNPAGMVSLLEEAGARVVWADLCNGDRAFAAPTLAEGESLGEVLGALAAAYLARPHCARMLDGERRHRTLVENALRAGARGIIYASLKFCDSYLYEYPRTREMLQREGIPVLRLESDYADGHAGQVLTRVEAFLEMIS
- a CDS encoding FprA family A-type flavoprotein — its product is MLPVKIAEGVHWVGALDPQLRIFDIIMKADHGTTYNSYLLTGGDKVAVVDAVKAPHYDEFIANIRSLVDPRDIAYVVVNHTEPDHSGSLARLLAEAPDARVVCDRQCRNFVKNILNRDVDPLLVQDGDTLDLGKGVELSFIHAPFLHWPDTMFTYLKKEGVLFTCDFLGAHYCDDRLFDDLVDDYLHAFEYYYLVIFRPFKKYVLEALDKIGGLDIKVIAPSHGPVLRSDPLRYVEKYREWSSQPVPEEDKKLLVFYASAYGNTAMLAEKIAEGARAEGAKVAVMDVAATELGLMIDRIEAADGIAVGSATINADAVEPVWYLLSHLATLNLKGKVGASFGSYGWSGEAPKLIAERLKGLKFRVEEEPLRVNLVPTEDDLEQAVAFGRRLARSL
- a CDS encoding 2-hydroxyacyl-CoA dehydratase codes for the protein MELLEQIKERYLDRLSPATFRSRLFWKTVEGLALSPLNRPQWKADRVSLAYFLRATRDAYLHRAPVVWCNLLTPSELVLGSGCIPFYPEMAAAVAASAGLAPRFIDRAAEEEFPSDACSYHRCLLGCALEGFLPEPDLLLAVNYPCDSAPLSFAFLGDLYRAPLFVLEAPLPGRERGVEELAGRMAEAARAMAGLSGRREREMMEGLSTAVELSNRALRHLREVEEMRKRDDCTLDGKDAMGNVSVLAGCLGSQAGADFYRLLAEELRERGCRGKNGLRIMWMHLKPWYSQTIFQILEKHGARLVCEEYTHATWEAMDPRDPFPSLARKLGGHFLVGAAERRVSHLVRLAREYRVDGAIHYNHWGCRQSCGSAPLAKGALQRAGVPTLIIDGDCIDDREYQEGQVATRLEAFLESLK
- a CDS encoding rubredoxin, translating into MDKYECTVCGYIYDPDKGDPEGGIEPGTPFEDLPDDWVCPQCGADKDLFEKV